TCGCGTCGGTCGTGCTGAGCTGGGCGCGGGTCTTCGAGCAGGACCTGGACAAGGTGAACGTCAACGGCGGGGCGATCGCGCTCGGGCACCCGGTGGGAGCGACCGGGGCCCGGCTCATCACGACGGCCCTGCACGAACTGGAGCGCGCGGACAAGGAGTTCGCCCTGATCACGATGTGCGCCGGCGGCGGACTGGCCACCGGGACGATCCTTCAGCGGCTGTAGTCCGCCGACCGGCTCACGCGTCCTGGTGGGCCAGGTGCGGATGGACGTCGCTCGGAGCGCGCCCGTCCACGGTGACCGTCGTCGCGACGGGCGCGTAGCCGCTGGCGATCAGGGAGTAGTCCCCCGCGTCCAGGTCGGTGAACGCGTAGGCGCCGTCCGTGCCGGTGACGGCGGTGCCCACGACGTTCCCGGCGGCGTCGACGAGCGTGACCCGGGCATCGGCGACGGGCTCGCGGCCGGTCCCCGACCGTACGACGCCCTGCACCCGGGCGCCGGGGTGCAGCAGCACCTCCAGACCGGTCACCGGGGTGCCGGGCCACTGGACGGGGAGGGCCGCGGGCCGGTACCCGGCGGCGTTGACGGCGAGCGTGAGGTCGCCGTCGGGCAGGGGGCCGAAGCCGAACGCGCCGGAGGCGTCGGTGGTGCCGGTGGCCGCCACGTCTCCGCGCACGTCCGTCACCACGACCGTCGCGCCGGCCACCGGGAGCCGTTCCCCGGCCGTGGCCACCGTCCCGCTCAGGCGGCTGCCGCCGGCCAGGACCACGTCGTGGGGCAGGGGCTCCTCGCCGAGCGTGAGCGTGGACGCCTGGGGCTGGTGGCCGTCCGCCGCCGCGATCAGGACGTACGTACCCGCCGCGGGCGCGGCCAGCCGGTACCGTCCCGCGTCGTGCGCCACGGCCCGGCCGACCTGCCGCCCGCCCAGGGAGACCAGCGTGATCGTGGCCCCCGCCATGGCCCGCCCGGCGGCGTCACACACCCGGCCGGTGACGGCAGGGCCGTACGCGGCAACCGGCTCGACGGCAGCGGGCTCGGCGACGGACCCCACGGCAGGCTCAGGCGCAGCCTCCCGCTTCGGCTTGCGGAGCAGCACCACCCCGACCAGCGCGGCGAGCAGCGCCAGGGACGCGGCGACGATCAGGCAGAGCCGGAGGCCGTCGAGGAAGGACTCGGACAGGGCGCCCAGGGCGCGGCCGGTGTCCGGTCCCAGGTTCATCCCGGCGACGGCGCTCAGCCCGGCGGCGTCGACGGCCGCGGTGACCTGGTGGGCGGTCGCCGAGCCCACGCCCGCGTCGGCGAGGTGCCCGGGCAGGGCGTCCGTGGCCCTGGTCGTCAGCAGCGTGCCCAGGACGGCCGGGCCGAGCGCGCCGCCGACCTGCCGGAAGGCGTTGTTGCCCGCGGCGGCCATCCCGGCCAGGTGGTGCGGCACGGACGCGACGGCGGTGGCCGTCATGGGCGTGATGACCAGGCCCATGCCGAGGCCGAGCAGCATCAGCCGCCAGGCCAGCGGCCCGAACGCGGTGTGCGCGTCGAGCGCGGTCAGGGACAGCAGGGAGGCCGTACTGGCGAGCAGGCCGGTGGTGATCAGGGCACGGGCCGGGATGTGCCGCATCAGCGGCCCGACGACGACGCCGAGGAGCAGGCTCACCGCCGTCACCATGAGCATGCGGTAGCCCGCGTCGAGGGTGTCGAGCCGCTGCACCATGCCGAAGTACAGGCTGAGGACGAAGAAGAAGCCGATCAGGCCCAGGAAGCTGATCATCGCGATCAGCGTGGTCGCGCTGAACGCGGGGCTGCGGAACAGGGTCAGGTCCAGCATCGGGCTGGCGCTGCGGCGTTCGGCCACGACGAAGGCGACGGCACCGGCGGCGGCGAGGGCGAGCGCCACGACGACCTCGGGCTCGGAGAAGGACCGCGCCCCGCCCTCGATCACGCCGTAGACGAGCGAGGTGATGGTCAGCGCGGCGGTGAGCTGTCCCGGCCAGTCCAGCCTGCGCGAGCCGGGGGCGCGCGAGTCGGCGACCAGCGGCACGGCGGCGGCCATCGTCAGCAGGGCCACGGGTACGGCGGGCACGTAGATCCAGTGCCAGGCGGCGTGCCGGAGGATCACCCCGGCCATCAGGGGGCCCACGGCGAGCGCCAGCGACAGGGCGGCGGCCCACAGCCCGACGAACTTGCCGCGCTCGTGCGGGTCGGGCACGGCGTGGCTGATCAGCGCGAGGGTCGTGGGCAGCAGGGCCGCCGCGCCCGTCCCGGCCAGTGCCTGCCCGGCCCACAGCACCTGCACGGACTGCGCGCTCAGGGCGACGACGGCTCCGGCGGCCGAGAACAGCAGGCCGGCCTGGAAGACCTTCTTGCGCCCGTGCACGTCCCCGACGACACCGGCGGTGAGGATGAGCGCGGCCATCGGCAGGACGAACGCGTCCGAGACCCAGGACAGCTGGGAGGTCGAGGCGTGCAGGTCCCGCTGGATGGCCGGGAGACTGACGGAGACCGTGGTGACCGGCAGGTAGGCGACGAACACCCCGATGCAGGCCATCAGGAGTGTGGCCTTCGGACTCCGCCGTGGTCCGTCGGCCGTCGTTGCCTCGTTCACAGAACCCTCCGTGTCGGATCTTCCGGGTGGACAGCGAGGCTCACCTTTCAGCCAGGGCCGCTCAGGATCCAGCCACGGCCCGGGCGGGCCCGGATATCCGACATCACCAGGGCGCTTCCGACGGTTTTCCGACACCGCCGGTGCGGTTACGGCGTGCAGCGGCCCGGGCGGGCGTAGACGATGATCTGCGCGCCGTGGACCCGGGTGCGCTCGCACACCTCGAAGTGGGTGCTCAGCGTCCGGCGCTTGACCTCCTCCTGCGGGAAGGGGTCGAGCGGCTGCCCGGGCGGGTCGGCCAGGGCGACGACGCGCTCGGCCACCAGGATGCGGCGGCGGATCACGGCGGCGTCGTGTTCGGTGCCGTGCAGCGTGCGGGAGGCCGTCGGGGACTCGGCGAGGGCGAGGTCGTCGAGCCGGTCGTACACCTCGGGGAAGGACAGGAGCCATTCGCGGCGCCGGGCGGGCATGAACAGGACGCCGTCGCCCTCGTGCGCCTGGTCGTCGACGGTGCGGGCGACCGCGACGACGTCGTCCTTGCGGCTCTCGGGCGAGCGCACCAGCAGCGACCACGGCAGCAGCACCGCGACCGCCGTACCGGCCGCCAGGCAGGCCGCCGGCATCCGGGCGGGAGGGGCGAGCCGGTGCCGCTGCCCGATCGCCCAGGACAGCGCGGCCCCGGCCGGCAGGGCCAGGCCCGTCACGCCGTACAGCACGTACCGGTCGACGTACCACGGCTTGACCAGCGAGATCGTCATCAGCAGACCGGCCGGGGCGATCAGCAGCGGCAGGGCGAGGCGGGTCAGGGCGACGGCCCCGGGGGCGCCCGTGCGGACGAGGAGCCGGCACAGCAGCGCCGCCGCGGCCGAGAGGCCGAGGAACAGCGACCACGCGCCGAGGCCGGGGCGGCCGAGCCAGCCCAGCTGGGCCTCGGCCTGCCCGGCGCTGACCACCGCGAGGGGCAGCAGCCCGGTCCCCACCCCGGCCGCCGCGAGCGCCCACCGCCGTACGTCGGCGCGCGCCGGGCGGGAGCGCCACAGGGTCAGCCCGTGGGCGAGCAGCGCCAGCGCGGCGAACTCGTGCAGCCAGGAGGCGAGGTACAGGGTGAGGGCGTACGCCGTCCACCAGCGGGCGCGGGAGTCGGCGGTGGCCCGCAGGAAGAAGTACGTCGCCCAGGTGACGCCCGCCGTGACCAGGGCGTAGGACCGGCCTTCCTGCGCGTACTGCTGGATGATCGGCAGCACCGCGAGGACGAGCCCGGCGAGCGTGCCGGCCCGGCGTCCCGCGAGCCGGGCGCCGATCGCCCCGACCCCGGCGGCGGCCAGGGCGGTGGCCAGTACGGAGGGCAGCCTGAGGGCCGTCAGCCCGCCGTCCCACCCGGCGAAAACCGCCTGCATGAGGAGGTAGTACAGACCGTGCACGGCGTCGATGTGGCCCAGCAGGCCCCACAGTTCGGCCGGTGAGCGGTGGGCGACCTGGTAGGTGACGGACTCGTCGCGCCACATGCTGTCCTGCCGCTCGATCCCCCACAGGCCGAGGGCGAGCGCGGCCAGGGCCGGGACGGCGAGCGGAGCCGCCCGTCTCCACCGGCCTGCCGCCCGCGGGGGCCGGGACGTCGGCGGACCCACGCGGCGCGCGCCCGGGATCGTGCCCGTGGCGTCCAGGTGCTGAGTGATGGCTTCCTCCGCGGGCGTGGGTGTGCGTGCTCCCGTTCGTGAGACGCACACCGCTCTCGCGGGGATGCCCGCGGACGTCAACGCGCCGTGCTTTTCCGGTCATTCGGCGTTCTCGCCGGGGCCGGCGTTCAGAGGGAACTCGTCGATCTGCTGCTCGAAGGCACCTCCGGCTGGTCCCGCTCGGCGGCGGCGGTGGCGGGCCTGGGCCCCGAGAGCACGTACGTCAGCGCGAAGCCCGCGCCGACCACCACCGCTCCCCCGGCCGCGTCGAGCACCCAGTGGTTGGCGGTCGCGACGATCGCCGAGGCCGTGCACAGCGGGTGCAGCAGCCCCAGCGCCTTCAGCCACCACCGGGACGCCAGCACGGCGATCACGACGCCGCACCACAGCGACCAGCCGAAGTGCAGGGACGGCATGGCCGCGTACTGGTTGGTGAGGGCCGTGAGCGTGCCGTAGTCGGGCTGGGAGAAGTCCTGGACGCCGTGGACGGTGTCGATGAAGCCGAGCGTCGGCATCAGGCGGGGCGGGGCCAGCGGGTAGAGCCAGAAACCGACCAGGGCCAGCAGGGTGGCGAAGCCGAGGGCGGAGCGGGCCCAGCGGTACTCGGCCGGGCGGCGCCAGTACAGGATCGCGAGGACCGTCAGCGGGACGGCGAAGTGGAACGACGTGTAGTAGTAGTCGAAGAAGTTCCGCAGCCAGTCGATCCGCACGACGGTGTGGTTGACCCAGTGCTCGATGTCGATGCGCAGGGCGCGCTCGAGGCCGTACACCTGCATGCCGTGCTCCTCGGCCTCGGCCCGCCCGGCCGAGTTGCTGCCGCCGGTGGCGGCGAGCCGGACCTGGGAGTAGGCGGCGTAGGTGACCCGGATGAGGAGGAGTTCCAGGAGGAGGTTGGGCCTGGTGAGGACCCGGCGCAGGAAGGGCACCAGCGGTACCCGCCGGAAGCGGGCCGGGGCGGCGGGGGCGTACTCGGTGGGGATCGGCTGCCGGTAGTACGGCGAGGTGCGGGACAGGAACGGCACGGCCGTGGCGGCGGCGAGGGCGGCCAGCAGGACGAGGTTGGTGCGCAGCGGGTCCAGCGACTGCATGTCGGGCAGCAGCATCCTGGTGGGCAGGGTCATGACCAGGACGACGGCGACCGGCCACACGTACCGGTCGGAGGCGCGTCGGCCGGCCCGGCCGACGACCGCGAGCAGTATCCACAGCAGCTGGTGCTGCCAGGCCGTGGGCGAGACGACGATCGCGGCGCAGCCGGTGATGGCGACGGCGAGCAGCAGCTGGCCGTCGCGGAAGCAGCGGACGGCGCGGCGCAGGGCGAGGACGGCGACGGCCGCGCCGATCGACAGGAAGAGGGCGACCTCCGGGGGGCCGCTCAGGCCGAGCCGGAGCAGGGCGCCGTGCAGGGACTGGTTGGCGAGGTCGTCGGCCGGGCCGCCGAGGCCGACGCCCGCCATGTGGTGGACCCAGTAGCGGTAGGAGTCGTCCGGCATCGCCGCCCAGGCGAGCCCGGTGCAGGCGGCGAACGTGACGCCGGTGGAGAGCGCGGCGCGTCTGCGGCCGGTGAACCACAGCAGGGGCGTGAAGAGCAGCAGGGTGGGCTGGAGCGCGGCCGCGACGCCGATGAGCAGGCCGCTGGCGCGCTGGCCGTGGGCGACGAAGCAGCCCAGCAGGACGAGGAGGACCGGGATGATGCTGGTCTGGCCCAGCCACAGGGTGTTGCGGACGGGCAGGGACAGCATCAGGAGGCTGATGGCGACCGGGGCGGCCAGCAGGGCCGTGCGGCGGCTGACCGGCTGGGGCAGGGCGCGGGCGGCGATCAGGCCGAGGGCCACGACCAGCAGCAGTGTGCCGAAGGTCCAGCCCCAGCCGAGGGCCTGTTCGGCCGAACGGGTGAGGGGTTTGAGGACGAGGCCGCTGAACGGGGTGCCGGTGAAGCGGGTCGAGTCGTACAGGGAGCCGTTGACGTGCAGGACGCCGTTCGGCCCGAGCCAGGTCTCCAGGTCCGTCAGGCGCTCGCCGCGCGGAGTGGCGAGGACGACGGCCACCTGGCGTGCCGCGAGGAGTGCCGCGATCAGCCAGAGGCCGAGGCGGGCCACGCGCAGGCGTGCCCGGGCCCCGCCGACGGCCGTCGCTCCGAGTGCTTCCGCCGGTCGTCCGCCGTGATCCGCGTTCGTCACTCCCCGTCGGCCTCCCGCCCCAGTGGTTGGTCGCCTCCGGGAGGAAGACGCGGGCTACCCCCGGTTCACCTGACGTCCGTCCTCCTTTTGTCCGGAAGACGATAGTCCGCAGGGTGGGTGGTCGCCTCTCCTCGACGCGAGAAGGATCACATCAAGATCCCGTGGGAACCGCTGCCGACCGGGCATACGTGCCTGCACAACCGGTATTTAGCTGCACCCTGCAACGAAAGGCGTACCGCCCGTAAAGGGACTTTATCCGCCTATCGTCGTTTTTTCGGCCCGTACGACAGCGCCGCCGCGCGGGACCGTGTCCCTGTCCCCGTCGAAAGGTAGGCGAGCGAGTCTTGTCGACTGCCTCAGTCGTCGCTCCCCCGTCCGTCATGAAGAGCCGCACAGCGAAGGCCCAGGACGCCACCGTCACCGACCCCGCGCTGGTCAAGCGCGCCGTGAAGGCGGCCGCGCTGGGCAACGCGATGGAATGGTTCGACTTCGGTGTCTACAGCTACATCGCGGTCACGCTGGGCAAGGTCTTCTTCCCCTCGGGCAACCCCACCGCCCAGCTGCTGTCCACGTTCGGCGCCTTCGCCGCGGCCTTCCTGGTCCGCCCCCTCGGCGGCATGGTCTTCGGCCCGCTCGGCGACCGCGTCGGCCGCCAGAAGGTCCTCGCCCTCACCATGATCATGATGGCGGCGGGCACCTTCGCGATCGGTCTGATCCCGTCGTACGCGACGATCGGTGTCGGCGCGCCGATCCTGCTTCTCGTGGCCCGCCTCGTGCAGGGCTTCTCCACCGGCGGCGAGTACGCCGGTGCCTCGACCTTCATCGCCGAGTACGCGCCCGACAAGCGGCGCGGCTTCCTCGGCAGCTGGCTGGAGTTCGGCACGCTCGCCGGCTACATCGGCGGCGCCGGCCTGGTCACGCTGATGACCGCCCTGCTCTCCGCCGACGACCTCACCTCCTGGGGCTGGCGCATCCCGTTCCTGATCGCTGGCCCGATGGGCCTCATCGGCCTCTACCTGCGGCTGCGCCTGGAGGAGACCCCGGCGTTCGCCGCCGAGGTCGCCAAGGCCGAGAAGGACCGGCCCAAGGTGCCGCTGCGCGAGATGATCACCGGCCAGTGGCGGGCGCTGCTGCTCTGCGTCGGCCTGGTGCTGGTCTTCAACGTCACCGACTACATGCTGCTGTCGTACATGCCGAGCTACCTGACCGGTCAGCTCCACTACGACGAGACGCACGGCCTGCTCGTCGTCCTCGGCGTGATGGCCCTGATGATGATCGTCCAGCCGTTCGCCGGCGCGCTGACCGACCGGGTCGGCCGCCGTCCGGTGATCGCCGCCGGCTGCGCGGGCTTCCTGCTGCTGTCCGTCCCGGCCCTGCTGCTGATCCGCGAGGGCAGCCTGCTCGCGGTCGCGCTCGGCATGGGCGCGCTGGGCCTGCTGCTGGTCTGCTTCACGGCGTCGATGCCCTCGGCGCTGCCGGCCCTGTTCCCCACCAAGGTCCGCTACGGCTCGCTGTCCATCGGCTTCAACGTCTCGGTGTCCCTGTTCGGCGGCACGACCCCGCTGGTGGTCACGGCCCTGATCGGCGCGACCGGCAACATGATGATGCCCGCGTACTACATGATGGCCGCGGCCGTGATCGGCGGCTTCGCGGTGTGGCGCATGACGGAGTCGGCGGGCCGCCCACTCCCCGGTTCGGCCCCCTCGGTGGCAGCACGGGACCACTGAGCGCCCTCTCGGCGGCAGCGCGCCGGCACCTTGCCCCTCGGCCTCCACCGCGGACGGGGACGCCGCCGGGCGCGAACCGGGAGGCAGTGGCTGTGGGGGGGGACTGCGACCCCGGCTCACGCGTCCGGTGCGGCCCTTGCCCGCGGGCCCAGTGTCACCGTTGCCCGCGCGCCGGTCGCGCCCCGCCACCGCACCCGGGGCCACCCCCCACCCCACTTCCACGCCCGGGTGCCACCCCGCCCCGCACGCCCGGGGTCACCTCGCTGCCCCGCCTGGATGCCACCCCGCCCGGCACGCCCGGCGCGACCCGCCCCCACACCCTGCCCGGTCGGGACGTGCCCGGCCAGGAGGCGGTCATTCGGCGGTCTCGTCGGGTCGCGCGAAACCCGGGCCGTTTGCGATCGTTGGCCTGCTGGTTAGCGTTCCTGACTAGGTACAGAAAGGCAGCCGCATGAGCGAGTCGCACGTCTGGGACGAGGTCGACGCCTACTTCACCGCCCACCTCGCCCCGGACGACGAAGCCCTGGCGGCGGCCCTGCGCGACAGCGACGCCGCCGGGCTCCCGCACATCAGCGTCGCGGCGAACCAGGGCAAGCTCCTCCAGCTCCTGGCCCAGATCCAGGGCGCGCGCCACATCCTGGAGATCGGCACGCTCGGCGGATACAGCACCATCTGGCTGGGCCGCGCCCTGCCCGCCGACGGGCGGCTGATCTCCCTGGAGTACGACCCCAAGCACGCCGAGGTCGCCGTCCGCAACATCGCCCGGGCCGGCCTCGACAAGCTCGTCGAGGTGCGGGTGGGCCCGGCCCTGGAGTCGCTGCCCAAGCTGGCCGACGAGAACCCGCCCCCGTTCGACCTGGTCTTCATCGACGCCGACAAGGCGAACAACCCGCACTACGTGGACTGGGCCGTCCGACTCTCCAGCACGGGCAGCCTGATCGTCCTCGACAACGTGGTCCGCGGCGGCCGGGTGACCGACGCGGACAGCACCGCCCCGGACGTCATGGGCACCCGCGCCGCCATCGAACTGATCGGCAGCCACCCGAGGTTGAGCGGGACGGCGATCCAGACGGTCGGCACGAAGGGGTACGACGGGTTCGCGCTCGCGCGGGTGCTGGCCTGACGCCGGGCCGTCCCCCGCCGGCGGTCACACCTCGTGGTAGAAGCCCACGTTGACGCTGCGCGGGGCGGTGCGGTCCTGCACGATGATCTCGCCGCTGCCGCCCCTGGGCAGCGGGACGGTACCGCCGTAGGCGAGGGGCTGGGCGTACTCCCCGACCGTCAGGCGGACTTCGGAGGACGGGTCGGGCTGGGAGCCGCGCAGCCACGTGACCTGCCAGGTGCCGTCGGGCCCGCAGAGGAACTCCAGGTGCACACGGGAGACGAACAGCCAGTCGTCCGGCGTGCTGAGCCGGCACACCGACTTGTCGCGGCCCACCCGCAGCACGGCACCCGGCTCGCTGGGCGCGTCGGCCATGAGCATGCCGGCCGTGGCACCCTCCTCCGCCGCGGAAACGGCGGCCATGGTGAGTTCGAGCACGTGCGCTCCTCCTGAGACGTCCTGAACGGGCCTGCAAGCCCGCCGCATGATAGAACGCCCGGCCGCGCGGTGTCCGGCACAATGGGTTCATGACCGAACGAAAGCCACCCGGCGTCGACTTCGAGTCCTGGGTCGACAAACAGATCCGTGACGCGGAGGCGCGCGGTGAGTTCGAACGGTTGCCCGGGGCGGGCCGGCCGCTCCCGCCCGACGTCGAGAGCACGTACGACGAACTGTGGTGGGTCAAGCGGAAGATGGCCCGCGAGGGCTTCTCGGTGCTCCCGCCGGCGCTGGCGCTGCGCAAGGAGGCCGAGGACGCGCTGCCGGCGGCCCTCGCGGCCCCCTCGGAGCGCATCGCGCGGAAGATCATCGACGAGGTCAACGACAAGATCCGCACGATGATGTTCAAGCCGCCGCCCGGCCCCCCGCTGGGAAAGAAGCCGTACGACGTCGAGGACGTCGTACGGCAGTGGCGGGAGCGCCGGGCGGAGCGGGGACCGGGCGGTTCACCCGGGCCCCGGTCAGACGTGTAGCAGTCGTTCCGCCAGTTCGCGGTAGTCCTTCAGGGCCAGCCGCAGCTGCTCGGTGTCGGCGGACGACACGGGCTTGCCCTCGCCGCCCTCGACCGACTGCCAGGAGTGCCGCAGGGTGCGGCGGCGCTGCGTCACGGCCTCGGTGAAGCGGGCCGCGATCTCCTCCAGCACGTGGTCGGCCTCCTCGACGGCGGCTCGGGGGCCGTCGACGAACCCGGCGACCGCGTGCTGGAGCTGCGAGCCGAGCTTGTCGGACTCGTCGTGGGGCAGGAGGTGGGCGCGGACGCCCGGGGCGCCCTCGCGGGAGCCGGTCTCACGGGCCCCCGTCTCACGGGAGCCCGCCTCGCGCGGGCCGGTGCGGTCTCCGGTGGGAGCGGTGCCGGCCGCTGTGAGCCGGCTCTCCCCGGGGGCACCAGGGGTGTGCGCGCCGGTGGCGCGGTCCGTGCCGTGGCCGGTGCCCAGGGCGGTCTCGCCGCGGGCGTCGGGGGCCGTGGGCGTGTCGTCGCCCGGCGGTCGGGTCATGTCGGTCATCGCCTCAACTCTCCTTCGCCTGACGTCGGTGCATCGCCCACGGCAGGTGCCCGCCGCGGGCGGCCGGAGCCTTGCGGCCGCCGTTCAGCCCGGCCTTGTGCCGTCCGCCGTCATGGCGTCCGCCCAGGTGCGGGCCGGCGACGTGGCCGCCGCCGTCGTGGCGGGCCGGCCGCACCAGCTCCTCGAACAGGGCGCGGGCCGCCACCATGGCCTCGCGCATGTCTTCCGTTCCGATGCCGCCGTCCCGGGCGTCGTCCGCGCGCAGGTGCGCCGCGCGGTGCACGCGCCGGTAGCCGTCCACGTGGTGGGCGTGGTGCACGGACAGCGCCGCGAGCTGCTCCTCGTACTGCCCGCCGCCGGGGAAGCCCCGGGCGCCGGCGAGCTCGGCGAGCAGCCGGTCCGCCTCGGCGACCGCCTCCCGCGGCGAGTCGACGAACCGCTCCTGGGCGGCCGTCCAGCGCGCCTCGTACTGCTCGCGCTGCGCCGGCTCCAGCGCTCGTTCGCGCAGGTCGCCGTGGCGCTCCACGCGCTCGGCGAGTTCGCGCTCGGCGGCCTTGGTGTCGCCGTCGTGCCGGGCGACGGCCAGGTCGTACTCGGGTCCGAAGCGCCGCTTCAGGCTCGGGCCGCGCCGAGCCCCTCGGGCGCGCAGGGTCATGACGGCCGCGATGATGACGACGACCGCCGCGATCACGATCAGAGCAATGATCAGGCCAGTGGACATGAATGCCTTCCGGGTTCTCGGCCCAACCGGCTCTCCTCGCGAGCCGGTTCGCCGGTCGGGTAGCCCGGAAGCAGGCCCCCAAACGGCGCCCCGGCCCGGCCCGGGGCGCGCGCCTCCGGGGATATCCGGTTGCGTGCGGGGTACGGCGCCCGCCGAGAATGCCGGTCATGACCTGGACCGTGGCCCCGGAACCGTACGACTCCCCCGTCGCCGCCGCCCTGTGGCGGGCGTACTACACCGAGGTCAGCGACCGCTGGTACCTGCTGCACGAGGGGCGCCGGACCGACCCGGACGAGCTGGAGCGGGAGATCGCCGCCCAGCCGGGTGCGGATCTCGCGTCGCCGCGCGGGCGGTTGCTGGTCGCCCGGTACGGCGGCGAACCGGCCGGCACGGCGGGCGTACGGCTGCTGGACGGCATGACCGCCGAGCTGACGCGGGTCTTCCTGAAGGAGCCGATGCGCGGCAAGGGCGGTGCCACGCTGCTCGTCCGCGCCGCCGAGGACGCCGCCCGCGCGCTCGGCGCCACCCGGATGATCCTCGACACCCGCGGCGACCTCGTCGAGGCCCGCGCCCTCTACGCCCGGCTCGGCTACCGGGAGACCGAGCCGCACAACGACGACCCGTACGCCGAGCACTGGTTCGCCAAACCCCTGGCCTGAGCTCAGACGACCTGGTCCGCCGGGCGCGTCTCGTACGGCCGCTCGCGGCGCGACCCGCACAGCTCGCCGTTCAGCTCCCGCACGAGCCGCACCAGGTCGGTCGGCCGGTCCGGGCCCCACCAGTCGCCGAGCAGCTCGGCGAGGGACTCCTCGCGGGCCCGCGACAGCCGCTCGGCGACCTCGCGCCCCTGGTCGGTCAGGACGAGGTCGAGGCCCACGCGCACGGCGAGCCGCCGCTCCTCGACCTGCCGGGCGGCCTCCATGA
This genomic stretch from Streptomyces sp. Go-475 harbors:
- a CDS encoding MFS transporter, with amino-acid sequence MACIGVFVAYLPVTTVSVSLPAIQRDLHASTSQLSWVSDAFVLPMAALILTAGVVGDVHGRKKVFQAGLLFSAAGAVVALSAQSVQVLWAGQALAGTGAAALLPTTLALISHAVPDPHERGKFVGLWAAALSLALAVGPLMAGVILRHAAWHWIYVPAVPVALLTMAAAVPLVADSRAPGSRRLDWPGQLTAALTITSLVYGVIEGGARSFSEPEVVVALALAAAGAVAFVVAERRSASPMLDLTLFRSPAFSATTLIAMISFLGLIGFFFVLSLYFGMVQRLDTLDAGYRMLMVTAVSLLLGVVVGPLMRHIPARALITTGLLASTASLLSLTALDAHTAFGPLAWRLMLLGLGMGLVITPMTATAVASVPHHLAGMAAAGNNAFRQVGGALGPAVLGTLLTTRATDALPGHLADAGVGSATAHQVTAAVDAAGLSAVAGMNLGPDTGRALGALSESFLDGLRLCLIVAASLALLAALVGVVLLRKPKREAAPEPAVGSVAEPAAVEPVAAYGPAVTGRVCDAAGRAMAGATITLVSLGGRQVGRAVAHDAGRYRLAAPAAGTYVLIAAADGHQPQASTLTLGEEPLPHDVVLAGGSRLSGTVATAGERLPVAGATVVVTDVRGDVAATGTTDASGAFGFGPLPDGDLTLAVNAAGYRPAALPVQWPGTPVTGLEVLLHPGARVQGVVRSGTGREPVADARVTLVDAAGNVVGTAVTGTDGAYAFTDLDAGDYSLIASGYAPVATTVTVDGRAPSDVHPHLAHQDA
- a CDS encoding glycosyltransferase family 39 protein encodes the protein MGPPTSRPPRAAGRWRRAAPLAVPALAALALGLWGIERQDSMWRDESVTYQVAHRSPAELWGLLGHIDAVHGLYYLLMQAVFAGWDGGLTALRLPSVLATALAAAGVGAIGARLAGRRAGTLAGLVLAVLPIIQQYAQEGRSYALVTAGVTWATYFFLRATADSRARWWTAYALTLYLASWLHEFAALALLAHGLTLWRSRPARADVRRWALAAAGVGTGLLPLAVVSAGQAEAQLGWLGRPGLGAWSLFLGLSAAAALLCRLLVRTGAPGAVALTRLALPLLIAPAGLLMTISLVKPWYVDRYVLYGVTGLALPAGAALSWAIGQRHRLAPPARMPAACLAAGTAVAVLLPWSLLVRSPESRKDDVVAVARTVDDQAHEGDGVLFMPARRREWLLSFPEVYDRLDDLALAESPTASRTLHGTEHDAAVIRRRILVAERVVALADPPGQPLDPFPQEEVKRRTLSTHFEVCERTRVHGAQIIVYARPGRCTP
- a CDS encoding phosphatase PAP2 family protein, giving the protein MTNADHGGRPAEALGATAVGGARARLRVARLGLWLIAALLAARQVAVVLATPRGERLTDLETWLGPNGVLHVNGSLYDSTRFTGTPFSGLVLKPLTRSAEQALGWGWTFGTLLLVVALGLIAARALPQPVSRRTALLAAPVAISLLMLSLPVRNTLWLGQTSIIPVLLVLLGCFVAHGQRASGLLIGVAAALQPTLLLFTPLLWFTGRRRAALSTGVTFAACTGLAWAAMPDDSYRYWVHHMAGVGLGGPADDLANQSLHGALLRLGLSGPPEVALFLSIGAAVAVLALRRAVRCFRDGQLLLAVAITGCAAIVVSPTAWQHQLLWILLAVVGRAGRRASDRYVWPVAVVLVMTLPTRMLLPDMQSLDPLRTNLVLLAALAAATAVPFLSRTSPYYRQPIPTEYAPAAPARFRRVPLVPFLRRVLTRPNLLLELLLIRVTYAAYSQVRLAATGGSNSAGRAEAEEHGMQVYGLERALRIDIEHWVNHTVVRIDWLRNFFDYYYTSFHFAVPLTVLAILYWRRPAEYRWARSALGFATLLALVGFWLYPLAPPRLMPTLGFIDTVHGVQDFSQPDYGTLTALTNQYAAMPSLHFGWSLWCGVVIAVLASRWWLKALGLLHPLCTASAIVATANHWVLDAAGGAVVVGAGFALTYVLSGPRPATAAAERDQPEVPSSSRSTSSL
- the proP gene encoding glycine betaine/L-proline transporter ProP → MKSRTAKAQDATVTDPALVKRAVKAAALGNAMEWFDFGVYSYIAVTLGKVFFPSGNPTAQLLSTFGAFAAAFLVRPLGGMVFGPLGDRVGRQKVLALTMIMMAAGTFAIGLIPSYATIGVGAPILLLVARLVQGFSTGGEYAGASTFIAEYAPDKRRGFLGSWLEFGTLAGYIGGAGLVTLMTALLSADDLTSWGWRIPFLIAGPMGLIGLYLRLRLEETPAFAAEVAKAEKDRPKVPLREMITGQWRALLLCVGLVLVFNVTDYMLLSYMPSYLTGQLHYDETHGLLVVLGVMALMMIVQPFAGALTDRVGRRPVIAAGCAGFLLLSVPALLLIREGSLLAVALGMGALGLLLVCFTASMPSALPALFPTKVRYGSLSIGFNVSVSLFGGTTPLVVTALIGATGNMMMPAYYMMAAAVIGGFAVWRMTESAGRPLPGSAPSVAARDH
- a CDS encoding O-methyltransferase translates to MSESHVWDEVDAYFTAHLAPDDEALAAALRDSDAAGLPHISVAANQGKLLQLLAQIQGARHILEIGTLGGYSTIWLGRALPADGRLISLEYDPKHAEVAVRNIARAGLDKLVEVRVGPALESLPKLADENPPPFDLVFIDADKANNPHYVDWAVRLSSTGSLIVLDNVVRGGRVTDADSTAPDVMGTRAAIELIGSHPRLSGTAIQTVGTKGYDGFALARVLA
- a CDS encoding FHA domain-containing protein; its protein translation is MLELTMAAVSAAEEGATAGMLMADAPSEPGAVLRVGRDKSVCRLSTPDDWLFVSRVHLEFLCGPDGTWQVTWLRGSQPDPSSEVRLTVGEYAQPLAYGGTVPLPRGGSGEIIVQDRTAPRSVNVGFYHEV
- a CDS encoding DUF1992 domain-containing protein, whose amino-acid sequence is MTERKPPGVDFESWVDKQIRDAEARGEFERLPGAGRPLPPDVESTYDELWWVKRKMAREGFSVLPPALALRKEAEDALPAALAAPSERIARKIIDEVNDKIRTMMFKPPPGPPLGKKPYDVEDVVRQWRERRAERGPGGSPGPRSDV
- a CDS encoding GNAT family N-acetyltransferase, which gives rise to MTWTVAPEPYDSPVAAALWRAYYTEVSDRWYLLHEGRRTDPDELEREIAAQPGADLASPRGRLLVARYGGEPAGTAGVRLLDGMTAELTRVFLKEPMRGKGGATLLVRAAEDAARALGATRMILDTRGDLVEARALYARLGYRETEPHNDDPYAEHWFAKPLA